In Phocoena phocoena chromosome 19, mPhoPho1.1, whole genome shotgun sequence, a genomic segment contains:
- the C19H17orf58 gene encoding UPF0450 protein C17orf58 homolog produces the protein MTARAFWLLCLIVGSSPEAPVAERKASPPHNRKPDPGGGPSAETPGPQPQPVPETPRRPRAAEAAPRAWSDLRRRKPQPAAENRAGFRDAARAPAGPPSPRLSQAENRASPRRVPALEDAPRRARARALRLPAARPPTRAAEAPAGPAHPNRPRAAALPPGPAPAPPPRLSPQRREDAELGAEPCARACRVDLDERESYCASEFAVNGIVHDVDVLGTGIRLVTLLVDRDGLYKMNRLYITPDGFFFRVHILALDSSSCNKPCPEFKPGSRYIVMGHIYHKRRQLPTALLQVLRGRLRPGDGLLRSSSSYVKRFNRKRDGQVQGAIHTQCI, from the exons ATGACAGCTAGAGCTTTCTGGCTCCTCTGTTTGATCGTTGGATCATCTCCCGAAGCCCCAGTGGCGGAGAGAAAAG CCTCGCCGCCCCACAACCGGAAGCCCGACCCCGGCGGCGGCCCGAGTGCGGAGACGCCTGGGCCCCAGCCGCAGCCGGTCCCCGAGACTCCGCGGCGGCCGCGCGCAGCCGAGGCCGCTCCCCGCGCCTGGTCCGACCTGCGGCGCCGGAAGCCCCAGCCGGCCGCAGAGAACCGGGCCGGCTTCCGGGACGCCGCGCGCGCGCCCGCCGGCCCGCCGAGCCCGCGCCTCTCGCAGGCCGAGAACCGTGCGTCGCCGCGCCGCGTGCCCGCGCTGGAGGACGCCCCGCGGCGCGCGCGCGCCCGGGCCCTGCGCCTCCCGGCCGCGCGGCCTCCCACGCGCGCCGCCGAGGCCCCCgccggccccgcccaccccaaCCGGCCGCGCGCCGCCGCACTGCCCCCGGGACCcgcgcccgcgccgccgccgcgccTCAGCCCCCAGCGGAGGGAGGATGCGGAGCTCGGCGCCGAGCCCTGCGCGCGCGCCTGCAGGGTGGACTTGGACGAGCGCGAGTCCTACTGCGCCAGCGAGTTCG CAGTCAACGGAATCGTGCATGATGTGGACGTCCTCGGTACAGGGATCCGGCTGGTGACTCTGCTGGTGGACCGGGACGGGCTGTACAAGATGAACCGCCTGTACATCACTCCGGACGGGTTTTTCTTCCGAGTCCACATATTAGCCCTAGACTCCTCTAGTTGCAATAAGCCATGCCCAGAATTTAAACCTG gcagcAGGTATATTGTGATGGGCCACATCTACCATAAGAGAAGGCAGCTACCTACAGCTCTGCTTCAGGTCCTGAGAGGGCGCCTCCGACCAGGAGATGGACTTCTCAGGAGCAGCAGCAGCTATGTGAAAAGATTTAACCGGAAAAGGGATGGGCAAGTGCAAGGGGCAATTCACACCCAGTGCATTTGA